The genomic DNA GGCCCGTAAGCAGTTTCGCAATCAGGACAAGACCGGCGACAGCATTCAGGTTGATTGGAACAACGAAGAAGGAATGATCGAGATCTCGGTCCAAAAGACCGTGGTCGAAGAGGTCGAGAACGAATCCGCCGAACTCTCGCTCACCGACGCCATCGAAATGGCAGGCGACGAGATCGAGGTCGGCGATATGCTTCTCATCCCTCTTCCGCAAGAGGAGATGGGCCGAATTGCTGCCCAGACCGCCAAACAGATACTCGTCCAAAAGGTACGCGAGGCTATCCGCGAAAAGGTTTACGACGAATATATCGACCGCAAGGGCGAATTGATCAACGGTACCGTCAAGCGTTTCGAACGCGGCGATATGATCGTCGATCTTGGCAACAACCTCGAGGCTATCGTGCCCAAGAGCGAACAGTCTCGCGGCGAAATGTGGAATCAGGGCGAACGAATCCGAGTCGTCATCGTCGATGTTTCCAAAGATCAACGCGGACAGCAGATCAAAGGCTCGCGTGCTTCGTCCGAATTGCTCAAACGTCTCTTTGAGATGGAAGTGCCCGAAATTTACGACGATACGGTCGTCATCAAATCTTGTGTCCGCGAGCCCGGTGATCGAGCTAAGATCGCGGTCTCATCCAATGAAAAGGATGTCGATCCGGTCGGGGCATGTGTCGGTATGAAAGGGTCGAGGGTTCAGGCCATTATCAAGGAACTCCGCGGCGAGAAGATCGATATTATCGAGTGGTCCGAAGAGCCGTCGGTATTCGCCGCGAATGCTTTGTCGCCCGCTAAAGTTTCGCAGGTTCGTATCACCGATCTTAACAATCGCCAGATGGAGGTCATCGTCGGCGAAGATCAGTTAAGCCTCGCGATCGGCAAGAAGGGACAGAACGTCCGCCTGGCCGCACGACTGGTTGGCTGGGATATCAAGATCGTCAGCGAAGAGCTGCTCAAGAAAGAGATCACGAAACAGATGGGCCGTATGATGGCATCC from Acidobacteriota bacterium includes the following:
- the nusA gene encoding transcription termination factor NusA, producing the protein MTSSIGQSIEMLCTEQGLDRDMVIEAMKEAVRAAARKQFRNQDKTGDSIQVDWNNEEGMIEISVQKTVVEEVENESAELSLTDAIEMAGDEIEVGDMLLIPLPQEEMGRIAAQTAKQILVQKVREAIREKVYDEYIDRKGELINGTVKRFERGDMIVDLGNNLEAIVPKSEQSRGEMWNQGERIRVVIVDVSKDQRGQQIKGSRASSELLKRLFEMEVPEIYDDTVVIKSCVREPGDRAKIAVSSNEKDVDPVGACVGMKGSRVQAIIKELRGEKIDIIEWSEEPSVFAANALSPAKVSQVRITDLNNRQMEVIVGEDQLSLAIGKKGQNVRLAARLVGWDIKIVSEELLKKEITKQMGRMMASGEAVPITALEGVTTTQAETLAEKGIDDVEKLAATSVDDLVEYLDVSLDQAESILSAAALVVEAKNAEAEPKADSAAEVEELAEEDISEELVENATEAEVEAEAVEEPIETETAVEAVEAAASDESHEEAEATTVDEKEAE